In Diorhabda carinulata isolate Delta chromosome 6, icDioCari1.1, whole genome shotgun sequence, a single genomic region encodes these proteins:
- the LOC130895315 gene encoding uncharacterized protein LOC130895315 yields MSLENLKTQRRSVKSSITRMNNWITSQSTVTNETAFMNECINRRDKLEKYFLQYENIQGQIEMLIENSQDELSDNEDIDFTTNSELSRMIDELTSNDNSNSQSQTNNNCNIDVKLPDISLPKFKGQTSEWPSFIQLFENLIISKNSLTNIKKLLYLKASFSNEPLQLIDDLELCDDNFQIAIDTLKQRYDDQSVLLYNLIDQIYQQKPVSKTCPTLLREITAKMYKIIQSMSKLNLNPKQLLDYILIFWIDKKLDLPTRKLFEQSKKQGEIPSFENFFDFLKQRSGILERTQNIQASISNLNDTKQKFSPKYSKTTAHVNSMIPTNSQSDCYYCKNASHRIYTCESFKNLSISDKYKFIHSNNLCKNCLGGRHITRDCKSLKSCSICQKRHHTYLHSDSFRANDNAHNNNNGSISQNRYNNSQPIHSNVHTTNGQHPHTKSINNRNNNFNRQIDENSHSHQATDNRQNPSRPQKNYDNAETNENSQDNNSNVSAIQTQSLSALSTECHVLLATAKIIMYDSHNNPFKTTILLDNGSQNSFVSQELVNKLQLKTFEKTLQISGISQTVSTTNKMVHLKFFPHSNPIKHFEIPCAVLPKITCKLPQVKINVSQLRLPTDIILANPEFNIPSEIHILVGADLYYKLLTPGIIDLGKKLPSLQNTSLGWIIAGTIPNSASFNSVNIQNNDSVFTSCNHISISNKDLSSSLSKFWEQEEIPSKSILSSDDELAETIFENSTQILENGRFQVNFPLKSEKEHHKLGESFLIAKRRFLSLENRIHKNPELFSEYSKFISEYINLGHAKYVTLNLTNSKNELKYFIPHLCVIREQSISTKLRVVFDSSCPTSTGVSLNDITLKGYQVQPDLFDILCRFRLNKFAITSDVQKMFRQISINTEHRFLQNILWRENPQQPLQCIELSILTYGCNFSPFVATRVLQEIANNNSSNFSLAANALISETYMDDIISGTNSEHELIKLIQELKIVLGNHGFNLHKWASNNSNVLAEISDSNNSSFLQNPKKCISLDLENSQNKVLGLNWIPASDNLNISVPTTFSIFPATKRKILSTISRCFDPLGLYNPIILSGKLLVKQLWQAKLDWDTEISDPVILEKWHTFVNNLPKLSQLTIPRFIFFDKSINLIEMHGFSDASLKAFGACVYLRTIYSDNSVSCNLISAKSRVSPVSTTITLPRLELSAILLLSNLVDKIYKNFQTKINIISVNLWSDSLIALCWRNGEPSRWTVFVGNRVAKIQAITKDHSWRYVNTIDNPADLVSRGTSANNLISNKLWWHGPKFLSNPTLDLSKFDNFAYPNLHLSDIPETKTVVMTTPTEENFLLTLFSKFSCYKKLQRTMAYVHRFIRNCKNSNKFSGPLTVSELSKSEIFIIKTLQQTKFQKEINEIKQNKILSDKQINKLKPFLDDKGMLRVGGRLANADLSFNQKTVKKYNCQLND; encoded by the coding sequence atgtctctggaaaatttaaaaacacagAGAAGATCTGTGAAATCTTCTATTACCAGAATGAATAACTGGATAACTTCCCAATCTACTGTTACAAATGAAACTGCATTTATGAATGAATGTATAAACAGACGCGACAAGCTTGAAAAGTATTTcttacaatatgaaaatattcaaggTCAAATTGAAATGCTTATTGAAAACTCTCAGGATGAATTATCAGATAACGAAGACATAGACTTCACAACTAATTCTGAACTATCTAGAATGATTGATGAATTGACATCGAACGATAATTCAAACTCTCAGAgtcaaactaataataattgtaatatcgACGTCAAGTTACCTGATATTTCCTTGCCTAAATTTAAGGGTCAGACGTCAGAGTGGCCTTCATTCATTCAACTCTTTGAAAATCTGATTATTTCTAAGAATAGcttaacaaatatcaaaaaattgctaTATTTAAAAGCTTCCTTTTCTAACGAGCCCTTGCAATTGATAGACGATCTAGAACTTTGTGatgacaattttcaaatagCTATAGATACTTTAAAACAAAGGTATGATGATCAAAGTGTTCTACTGTATAACTTAATTGATCAAATATACCAACAAAAACCTGTGAGCAAAACTTGCCCTACGCTTTTACGTGAAATAACGgctaaaatgtataaaattatacaatcaatgtcaaaactaaatttaaatccAAAACAGTTATTAgattatattcttattttctgGATAGATAAAAAACTAGATCTACCAACTCgtaaattatttgaacaaaGTAAAAAACAAGGTGAAATCCCGTCCTTTGagaattttttcgattttttgaaaCAACGTAGTGGTATTCTAGAGCGCACTCAAAATATTCAAGcctctatttctaatttaaatgaTACTAAACAAAAGTTTAGTCCCAAATATTCGAAAACAACTGCTCACGTGAATTCTATGATTCCTACAAACAGTCAATCagattgttattattgtaaaaatgcTTCACATCGTATCTATACGtgtgaatcatttaaaaatttgtctatcagtgataaatataaattcatacaTTCGAATAATCTCTGTAAAAACTGTCTAGGAGGTCGCCACATCACAAGGGATTGTAAATCTCTAAAATCTTGTTCAATATGTCAAAAAAGACATCATACTTATCTCCATTCTGACTCTTTCCGTGCAAATGATAAtgcacataataataataatggttCTATTTCCCAAAACCGTTATAATAACTCACAACCTATTCACTCCAATGTACATACGACAAATGGTCAACATCCTCACACCAAATCgataaataatcgaaataataactttaatcGTCAAATTGACGAAAATTCACATTCTCACCAGGCTACTGATAATCGACAAAATCCTTCTAGACCACAGAAGAATTATGATAATGCTGAAACCAACGAAAACTCACAAGATAATAATTCTAACGTATCTGCTATACAAACACAATCCTTATCTGCTCTATCCACTGAATGCCACGTGCTTCTAGCTACGgctaaaataattatgtatGACTCTCACAATAACCCATTTAAAACTACTATTCTGCTAGACAACGGTTCCCAAAACTCATTTGTTTCACAAGAACTAGTAAATAAACTACAATTGAAAACGTTTGAAAAAACACTGCAAATTTCCGGCATATCACAAACAGTATCAACCACAAATAAAATGGTTCATTTAAAATTCTTTCCACATTCCAATCCGATCAAACACTTTGAAATACCTTGTGCAGTATTGCCAAAAATTACTTGCAAATTACCACAAGTAAAAATTAACGTAAGCCAGCTACGTCTGCCTACTGATATTATTCTAGCCAATCCAGAATTTAACATACCATCGGAGATTCACATTCTAGTTGGGGCCGATTTATATTACAAACTTCTTACACCAGGTATCATAGATCTCGGTAAAAAATTACCTAGTTTACAAAATACTAGCTTAGGCTGGATAATTGCTGGAACTATTCCAAACAGTGCTTCTTTTAATTCcgtgaatattcaaaataatgattcCGTGTTTACAAGCTGTAATCATATTTCTATATCGAACAAAGACCTAAGTTCATCTCTTTCTAAATTTTGGGAACAGGAGGAAATTCCTTCTAAGAGTATTCTCTCGTCTGACGACGAACTAGCggaaactatttttgaaaattccacaCAAATTCTGGAAAACGGCAGGTTCCAAGTCAATTTCCCGTTGAAATCTGAAAAAGAACACCATAAACTCGGTGAATCATTTCTGATCGCTAAAAGGCGATTTCTCTCGCTCGaaaatagaatacataaaaatccagaattattttctgaatatagTAAATTTATTTCTGAATATATAAACTTGGGACATGCAAAATATGTCACTCTTAACCTCACTAATTCAAAAAACGAATTAAAGTATTTTATCCCACACTTATGCGTAATTCGTGAACAAAGTATATCTACAAAACTTCGTGTTGTCTTTGATTCTAGTTGCCCTACCTCAACAGGTGTTTCTTTAAATGATATAACTTTGAAAGGGTACCAGGTGCAACCAGATCTATTCGATATTCTTTGCCGTTTCAGGCTAAATAAGTTTGCGATAACTTCTGACgtacaaaaaatgtttcgtCAAATTTCTATAAACACAGAACatcgttttttacaaaatatattatggCGAGAAAATCCTCAACAACCCCTGCAGTGCATTGAGTTATCAATTCTAACTTATGGTTGCAATTTCTCTCCGTTTGTAGCGACAAGAGTATTGCAAGAGATTGcaaataataatagttccaatttcTCTTTAGCGGCAAACGCCCTCATATCCGAAACTTACATGGATGATATAATTTCAGGTACAAATTCTGAACatgaattgataaaattaattcaagaattaaaaattgtattaggAAATCACGGGTTCAATTTACATAAGTGGGCCTCAAATAACTCAAACGTTCTCGCTGAAATTTCTGATTCAAACAATTCTTCTTTCTTACAAAATCCTAAAAAATGCATTAGTCTTGATttagaaaattctcaaaataaagtTCTAGGCCTAAATTGGATCCCAGCTTCTgataatttgaacatttctgtcCCCACTACCTTTTCAATATTCCCCGCAACCAAGAGAAAAATTCTCTCAACCATATCGCGATGTTTCGATCCTCTTGGACTTTATAATCCCATAATATTGTCTGGAAAACTTTTGGTCAAACAATTATGGCAAGCTAAACTTGACTGGGACACAGAGATATCAGATCCAGTCATACTGGAAAAATGGCATACATTCGTAAACAATCTTCCTAAGCTATCTCAATTAACTATTccaagattcattttttttgacaaatctATCAATCTCATCGAAATGCATGGTTTCTCAGACGCGAGTCTGAAAGCTTTTGGCGCATGCGTGTATTTACGAACCATTTATTCTGACAATTCTGTTTCCTGTAATTTAATTTCGGCAAAATCGCGTGTATCCCCCGTTTCTACCACAATTACACTTCCTCGGCTAGAATTATCAGCCATTCTCCTACTGTCTAATTTAGTggacaaaatttataaaaactttcaaacaaAGATTAATATTATTTCTGTAAATCTCTGGTCCGACAGCCTGATCGCTTTATGCTGGCGCAATGGTGAACCCAGCCGTTGGACAGTATTTGTAGGCAACAGAGTTGCTAAAATTCAAGCCATAACTAAAGATCATTCATGGAGGTATGTAAATACTATCGATAATCCCGCTGATTTGGTGTCACGTGGCACTAGcgcaaataatttaatttctaataaacttTGGTGGCATGGACCGAAATTTCTATCAAATCCCACTCtcgatttatcaaaatttgataattttgcaTACCCAAACCTTCATCTTTCTGACATTCCCGAAACAAAAACTGTCGTCATGACTACCCCaacagaagaaaattttcttttaactttattttctaaattttcctgTTATAAGAAGTTGCAAAGAACAATGGCGTACGTACATAGGTTCATCAGAAATTGTAAGAATTCGAACAAATTTTCTGGTCCTTTGACAGTATCCGAATTGAGCAAATCTGAAATCTTTATAATCAAGACCCTACAACAAACTAAATTTCAAAAGGAAATTAATGAGattaaacagaataaaattttatctgaTAAGCAAATAAATAAGCTGAAACCTTTTTTAGACGATAAAGGAATGCTTCGAGTCGGTGGACGTCTTGCTAACGCTGACCTTTCTTTTAACCAAAAGACcgtcaaaaaatataactgtCAACTTAATGATTAA